Part of the Paenibacillus sp. FSL R7-0273 genome is shown below.
AAGGTATCTTTTGTCACAGTAAACAAACTTGTCAGTTAATTGTAGTGTTTGAATACCTGCGACGCAGTAATAATAATCACATTGGACGGGGGATTATTTTGAAGGATAAGAAAAAAGCGATTATGACGGGTCTCAGCTTCAGCCTGTTCCTGTCGAGTGCAGCTCAGGCAGCCGCTGCTGCCAAAGCAAGCTTCACAGATCTGCAGCATGTGAAATGGGCTGAGAAGCAAATTACGCAGATGAATCTGCTGGAGGTCATTGAGGGCCGCGGCGGCAGCACCTTTGCTCCGCAGGATAACGTGACCAACCAGGAATCTGTCATCATGATGATCCGGCTGATGGGGCTGGATAGCCAGCTGTCTGCAGGGGTGAGCGGTTATCCGGCTGATGAGTGGGCACAGTCTTACATCAAGCTTGCTATTGATCTTGGACTGCTCGACCAGGATGACCTGGGTCCGGGCTGGGGCAGAGACTCGGCCAGCCGTGAAACCGTTACAGAGCTGGTTGTCCGCGGCATACAGTCTGCCAACCAGATCAGCGGGCTGTCTGCGGATTCTTCGCCCTTCACAGATATCGGTAATGCTTCAGCCAATCTTGTAAATGCCATTCATGTCGCTACTGAGCTGAAAATCGTAAACGGTTTTCCGGACAATGAATTCAAGCCTTTACAGAATGTAACCCGCGCCCAGATGGCAAAAATACTTAACGCCTCACTGCCTTATCTCGCTCTTGATGAAACTTCCCCGGTAGCACAAAAGGTAAAATACGGCGTAATCAGTGAAATTACAGCCGACCGTCTTGTAATTGATACAGAAGGCGTTAAAACGACATACAGTCTCACTGAAGGACTGGCGGTCTACGGGCTTAACGCTGCAGCGATTAATCTCTCGCAGCTTAAGGTAGGACAGCCTGTATCTCTCGTATCTGATGCAAGCGGCCTGGCGATGATTGAGGTAACCAGTCAGGCAGTTTCCTTGCCGCAGATTAAGGCCCAGCTCGCCCAGCTGGCAGTCAAAGGCGAAACAGGCGCTACCGGAGCGACAGGAGCGACCGGTCCTGCCGGCCCTACCGGAGCAACAGGGGCAACAGGCTCCAGCGGTAACGCTGGTTCTCAAGGACCGGCTGGCGCGACTGGAGCAACTGGTCCTGCGGGAAGTGACGGAGGAGCTGGTGCAACAGGCGCAACCGGTCCTGCGGGAAGTGATGGAGCGGCAGGAGCTACAGGTGCAACCGGGCCGGCGGGAGCGACGGGTGAAACGGGAGCGACAGGAGCAACCGGGCCGGCGGGAGCGACGGGTGAAACGGGAGCGACAGGAGCAACCGGGCCGGCAGGCGCGACGGGTGAAACGGGAGCGACAGGAGCAACCGGGCCGGCAGGCGCGACGGGAGAAACGGGAGCGACGGGAGCAACCGGACCGGTAGGCGCGACGGGAGAAACGGGAGCGACGGGAGCAACCGGACCGGTAGGCGCGACGGGAGAAACGGGAGCGACGGGAGCAACCGGGCCGTCCGGCGCGACGGGTGAAACGGGAGCGACCGGAAGTGAAGGTGTGACTGGGGCGACTGGTGTGACCGGAGCAACTGGAAGTGACGGTGTGACCGGTGCGACTGGTGTGACCGGAGCAACGGGAAGTGACGGTGTGACTGGTGCGACAGGAGTAACTGGAGCGACAGGAGTAACCGGAGCAACAGGAGTAACTGGAGCAACAGGAGTAACTGGAGCGACAGGAGTAACTGGAGCAACAGGAGTAACTGGAGCAACAGGAGTAACTGGAGCGACAGGAGTAACTGGAGCAACAGGAGTAACTGGAGCAACAGGAGTAACCGGTGCGACAGGAGTAACTGGTGCGACAGGAGTAACCGGAGCGACAGGAGTAACTGGAGCAACAGGAGTAACTGGAGCGACAGGAGTAACTGGAGCGACAGGAGTAACTGGAGCGACCGGAGCAACAGGTGTAACGGGTCCGGCGGGAGTAACAGGACCAGAGGGAGGGAGCGGATACGCCAGCGGGGTCGCTTCAGGCGGAACTATTGCGGTTATACTGGGCGGTACCCGTGTGCCGCTGAATTTAGACACACAAAGCTCTGCTGTCAGCTTCAGCAACAGTATTTTTACAATTAATACTGCCGGAACCTACTATATTCAATATGATATCAATTTGACTTCTGCATTAATGGTCAGCTCAAGGGTGCTGCGAAGCGGGATGCAGATCAATGCGAGCGTAATTAATCCTAACGACAGCAGATCGCAATTTAATAACGGATTTATCGTACAGCTGTATGCCGGTGAAACGTTGGAACTGCAATTATTTAATTTGTTAGGAGCCGCTACTTTGACCCCTGGAGACGGGGCATCGATGAATGTTATTTATATCGGGCCGGGAACACCTCCTATTTAACTTTAAACAAACTGCTTTAAAAGAGAAGGGCAGCCGCCCCGGTTCATTCCGGTGTGCGGCTGCCCCTTTGCTTTATTGTCTTATGCCGGGTTAATTAGCCTTCCGTGCCGGAGTGCAGCGCCGGAGAGATCCTGACCTGGAGCAGCTCCCTGCATACGGCTTCCCCGATATTGCGGATCATGGCCAGGAACATTTCATGCCCCTCGTACTGATATTCCTGGAACGGATCGTTGCCGGCATAGGCCCGCAGATGAATACCCTCCCGGAGCTGGTCCATTGCATCGAGATGCTCCATCCAATTACGGTCCACCTGGCTCAGAATGATGAATTTCTCGAGATTGCGCATTGCGAAGCTGCCAACCGCGGCTTCTTTTCTCCGGTAAGCCTCGTTCAAGCGCTCTGTCAGGCATGAATACAGCTGTGGCTGATCCAATCCCCGCAAAT
Proteins encoded:
- a CDS encoding BclA C-terminal domain-containing protein, producing the protein MKDKKKAIMTGLSFSLFLSSAAQAAAAAKASFTDLQHVKWAEKQITQMNLLEVIEGRGGSTFAPQDNVTNQESVIMMIRLMGLDSQLSAGVSGYPADEWAQSYIKLAIDLGLLDQDDLGPGWGRDSASRETVTELVVRGIQSANQISGLSADSSPFTDIGNASANLVNAIHVATELKIVNGFPDNEFKPLQNVTRAQMAKILNASLPYLALDETSPVAQKVKYGVISEITADRLVIDTEGVKTTYSLTEGLAVYGLNAAAINLSQLKVGQPVSLVSDASGLAMIEVTSQAVSLPQIKAQLAQLAVKGETGATGATGATGPAGPTGATGATGSSGNAGSQGPAGATGATGPAGSDGGAGATGATGPAGSDGAAGATGATGPAGATGETGATGATGPAGATGETGATGATGPAGATGETGATGATGPAGATGETGATGATGPVGATGETGATGATGPVGATGETGATGATGPSGATGETGATGSEGVTGATGVTGATGSDGVTGATGVTGATGSDGVTGATGVTGATGVTGATGVTGATGVTGATGVTGATGVTGATGVTGATGVTGATGVTGATGVTGATGVTGATGVTGATGVTGATGVTGATGVTGATGVTGATGATGVTGPAGVTGPEGGSGYASGVASGGTIAVILGGTRVPLNLDTQSSAVSFSNSIFTINTAGTYYIQYDINLTSALMVSSRVLRSGMQINASVINPNDSRSQFNNGFIVQLYAGETLELQLFNLLGAATLTPGDGASMNVIYIGPGTPPI